One window from the genome of Perca flavescens isolate YP-PL-M2 chromosome 17, PFLA_1.0, whole genome shotgun sequence encodes:
- the aifm2 gene encoding LOW QUALITY PROTEIN: ferroptosis suppressor protein 1 (The sequence of the model RefSeq protein was modified relative to this genomic sequence to represent the inferred CDS: inserted 1 base in 1 codon) translates to MGGQVSSLDGVHVVIVGGGFGGIAAAKQLKSQRISFTLIDLRDSFHHNVAALRAAVKPGFAVRTFIPYGETFGDSFVQGTVERVDTERQTVILQGGREIVYSHLILCTGQXGVFPPSSTAVSYQTAVQTYEDFITQVQAAASILVVGGGSTGVEMAAEIKTEYPDKKVVLVHSRIGLCDPELLPSVRQEAKEVLLGKGVELLLGTHTHTHTHKKM, encoded by the exons atggggggtcAGGTGTCTTCGTTGGATGGGGTCCATGTGGTAATAGTTGGGGGGGGATTTGGTGGCATCGCCGCCGCTAAGCAGCTGAAATCTCAACGAATCAGCTTCACTCTGATCGACCTGAGAGACTCTTTCCATCACAACGTGGCGGCGCTCCGAGCCGCCGTCAAGCCCG GCTTTGCCGTGAGGACGTTCATCCCGTACGGCGAGACGTTCGGAGACAGCTTCGTTCAGGGGACAGTTGAGAGAGTCGacacggagagacagacagtcatcctgcagggagggagg gagatTGTGTACTCTCACCTGATCCTGTGTACCGGAC ACGGAGTGTTTCCGCCAAGTTCAACAGCCGTGTCCTATCAGACGGCCGTCCAGACATACGAGGACTTCATCACCCAG gtgcaGGCTGCAGCCTCTATCTTGGTGGTAGGTGGAGGCTCTACCGGTGTGGAGATGGCTGCTGAGATTAAGACCGAGTATCCAGACAAGAAG GTGGTTCTGGTCCACTCCAGAATCGGGCTTTGTGACCCGGAGCTTCTGCCCAGCGTCAGACAGGAAGCCAAAGAAGTTCTACTGGGGAAAGGGGTGGAGCTACtgctgggtacacacacacacacacacacacaca AGAAGATGTAG